One window of Salegentibacter sp. Hel_I_6 genomic DNA carries:
- a CDS encoding Gfo/Idh/MocA family protein — translation MKQACAIILFSLITSQSFSQERIKIAVAGLTHGHVNWIFNREDKNDIEIVGIYESNKELIKKYRDRYDLAEDLFYTDLEKMLDAVKPDAVSAFGATNEHLGVVAACAPRNIHVMVEKPLATTLKDARAIEQLAKQHSIHVLTNYETSWYNSNQYVYDMLEKGELGDIRKVMVNSGHQGPKEIGVSEEFMGILVDPEKNGAGALFDFGCYGANLMTWLMKGEKPLSITAVTNQNKPEIYKDVDDEATIILQYKNAQAVIQASWDWTFSRKDMEVYGSEAYAIASDAKTVKVRSSEGEAEQIINLKPRESPYDDPFSYLAAVVKEDITIRDFDLYSLPLNLIVVEILEKAKESAESGESIYFEQ, via the coding sequence ATGAAACAGGCATGCGCAATAATTCTTTTCAGTTTAATTACTTCTCAAAGTTTTAGCCAGGAAAGAATAAAGATAGCGGTAGCAGGTTTAACTCACGGTCACGTTAATTGGATTTTCAATAGGGAGGATAAAAACGATATCGAAATTGTGGGTATCTACGAAAGTAATAAAGAACTGATTAAAAAATATAGAGACAGGTACGATCTTGCTGAAGATCTTTTTTACACAGATTTAGAAAAAATGCTTGATGCTGTAAAACCTGATGCAGTTTCAGCTTTTGGTGCTACCAACGAACATCTTGGAGTTGTAGCAGCCTGCGCGCCGCGCAATATCCATGTTATGGTAGAAAAACCTCTTGCTACAACGCTTAAAGATGCTCGTGCAATTGAACAATTGGCAAAGCAACATTCTATTCACGTGCTTACCAATTACGAAACTTCCTGGTATAACAGCAATCAGTATGTTTATGATATGCTTGAAAAAGGAGAGCTTGGTGATATTAGAAAAGTTATGGTTAATTCTGGTCATCAGGGGCCAAAAGAAATTGGGGTTAGTGAAGAATTTATGGGAATATTGGTTGATCCCGAGAAAAATGGAGCTGGTGCTTTATTCGATTTTGGGTGCTATGGTGCTAATTTAATGACCTGGTTAATGAAGGGTGAAAAACCGTTATCAATTACCGCTGTAACCAACCAAAATAAACCTGAAATTTATAAAGACGTAGATGATGAAGCCACAATTATCTTACAATATAAAAATGCCCAGGCTGTAATTCAGGCTTCCTGGGACTGGACCTTCTCGCGTAAAGATATGGAGGTGTATGGTAGTGAGGCTTATGCTATTGCAAGTGATGCTAAAACTGTTAAAGTTCGAAGTAGTGAAGGTGAAGCTGAGCAAATTATTAACTTAAAGCCTCGGGAGTCGCCTTATGACGATCCTTTTTCTTATTTAGCCGCAGTGGTAAAAGAAGATATTACAATTAGGGATTTTGACCTTTACAGTTTGCCGTTAAATCTTATTGTGGTAGAAATATTAGAAAAGGCTAAAGAGTCGGCCGAATCTGGAGAAAGCATTTACTTTGAACAATAA
- a CDS encoding carboxypeptidase-like regulatory domain-containing protein, with translation MRVFLAVLFLFCSAFKLSAQESTSINLSFEEAQIDKVIMMIEDQTGYKFFYSEEWLGDRIISGSYNDEDLEMVLTEIFNGTNLNFYFLKDQIILTRNNVIYEELPGSFYPEKTRDSTTTEMPVSAKETPDDRNYQPVFYRESKTVSEEMETIYIGKEEKANQKSLFKLSGIVTNVETGLPIPNLSVVTANGKQGSVTNEEGYYELPLPAGANIVETISLGSLDIRKRIVIYNDGRLDLSLEESFEQLGEVLVDSEADRNVRSVIAGVESIDVSQIKNIPLVLGERDILKVATTLPGITTAGEGAAGFNVRGGKTDQNLILLDDAVIYNPAHFFGIFSGINPFTTGEVDIYKGNIPAEYGGRLSSVFDIKTKDANTNKFTGEVSLGPVTSNVALEIPIVEDKSGLILGGRSTYSDWILRSLDDESLANSSASFYDIIAKYNHKFNEKTNLRTTAYYSRDVFSITSDSLFRYSNLIFSANLDHKINERNNMEVILSNSGYQFDIDYESQFNNNFTSGYKINETEAKIKMNYRHSAAHNIEYGLSTKLYLVDPGEISPLGNESIIRPLQIDREQGSESALFISDNFKVNDELLISAGLRYSLYAALGPKSQNTYEEGVPRNESTLTGTREVGNGEVIETYARPEFRFSARYSFLPDFSAKLSYNNTYQYIHTLSNNTTISPTDTYKLTDLNIKPQQAKQYSLGLYKNFDDNIYEFSVEGYYKESDNILDYKVGAQLFLNENVETEVLQGDSKAYGVEFLLKKSEGRLNGWLGYTYSRSLLRLDGDFREQRVNNGEFFPANFDKPHDVSLVANYKLTKRFSFSTNFVYQTGRPVTIPVGKFNPGNGQIPVYSDRNQFRIPDYYRLDFSFNVEGNHKIEKFAHSFWNISVYNVLGRNNPYSVFFVTEDGDIQAYQSSIFSIPIPTITYNFRF, from the coding sequence ATGAGAGTATTTCTAGCCGTTCTATTTCTTTTTTGTAGTGCTTTTAAGCTTTCGGCACAGGAAAGTACATCCATAAATCTAAGTTTTGAAGAAGCCCAGATAGACAAAGTGATTATGATGATTGAAGATCAAACTGGATATAAGTTTTTCTATTCAGAAGAATGGTTGGGCGATAGAATTATTTCTGGCTCTTATAATGACGAGGATTTGGAAATGGTGCTAACTGAAATTTTTAATGGCACAAACCTCAATTTCTATTTCCTGAAAGATCAAATTATTCTCACCAGGAACAATGTGATTTATGAGGAGCTCCCTGGAAGTTTTTATCCTGAAAAAACAAGAGATTCTACAACTACAGAAATGCCAGTCTCTGCGAAAGAAACACCTGATGATAGAAACTACCAGCCTGTTTTTTATCGCGAATCTAAAACTGTTTCAGAAGAAATGGAGACCATTTATATAGGAAAAGAGGAAAAGGCCAATCAAAAAAGTCTATTTAAACTTTCTGGTATTGTTACCAATGTTGAAACAGGTTTGCCAATTCCCAATTTATCGGTGGTAACCGCTAACGGAAAACAGGGTTCGGTAACCAACGAAGAAGGTTATTATGAATTGCCACTTCCTGCCGGTGCTAATATTGTTGAAACTATTTCTTTGGGAAGTTTAGATATTCGAAAACGAATTGTCATTTATAATGATGGACGTTTAGATCTTAGTCTCGAGGAAAGTTTTGAGCAACTAGGAGAGGTTTTAGTAGATTCTGAGGCCGATCGTAATGTGAGAAGTGTAATTGCTGGAGTAGAAAGTATAGACGTTAGTCAGATCAAGAATATTCCATTGGTATTGGGGGAGCGTGATATTTTAAAGGTTGCCACAACTTTGCCGGGAATAACCACGGCCGGGGAAGGTGCTGCAGGATTTAATGTAAGAGGTGGTAAGACCGATCAGAACCTGATTTTACTGGACGATGCGGTTATTTATAACCCAGCGCATTTTTTCGGAATTTTCTCCGGAATAAATCCGTTTACTACCGGTGAAGTAGATATTTATAAAGGAAATATCCCTGCAGAATATGGAGGGAGATTATCATCGGTTTTCGATATTAAAACTAAAGATGCAAATACCAACAAATTTACCGGCGAGGTTTCCCTTGGTCCCGTAACCAGTAATGTAGCTTTAGAAATCCCTATCGTGGAAGATAAATCGGGGTTAATCTTAGGTGGGAGAAGCACTTATTCCGATTGGATTTTGCGAAGTCTGGACGATGAATCACTCGCCAATAGTAGCGCTTCTTTTTATGATATTATTGCAAAATATAACCATAAATTTAACGAGAAAACTAATCTTAGAACAACCGCATATTATAGTCGTGATGTTTTTAGCATTACTTCAGATTCCCTTTTTAGGTATAGCAATCTTATTTTTTCAGCCAATCTAGATCATAAGATTAACGAGCGAAATAATATGGAAGTGATCTTATCTAATAGTGGTTACCAATTCGATATAGATTATGAAAGTCAATTCAATAACAATTTTACTTCTGGATATAAAATTAATGAAACTGAAGCTAAAATAAAGATGAATTACAGGCATAGCGCCGCTCACAATATTGAATATGGTTTGAGCACAAAACTTTATCTCGTAGATCCGGGGGAAATCTCTCCTTTGGGAAACGAATCTATAATACGACCTTTGCAAATTGATAGGGAGCAAGGATCTGAAAGTGCGCTATTTATTTCTGATAACTTTAAGGTGAATGATGAGTTGCTAATAAGTGCGGGTTTAAGATATTCCTTATATGCGGCACTGGGACCTAAATCCCAAAACACATATGAAGAAGGTGTACCAAGAAACGAATCTACTTTAACGGGAACCCGCGAAGTAGGAAATGGCGAAGTTATAGAAACCTATGCCCGGCCAGAGTTTAGGTTTTCAGCCCGATATTCTTTTCTTCCAGATTTTTCGGCTAAATTAAGTTATAATAATACCTACCAATATATTCATACCCTTTCTAATAACACTACAATTTCCCCAACTGATACTTATAAACTCACCGATCTAAATATAAAGCCACAACAGGCAAAACAATATTCTCTGGGATTATATAAGAATTTTGACGATAATATATATGAATTTAGTGTAGAAGGCTATTATAAAGAATCAGATAATATATTGGATTATAAAGTTGGCGCTCAATTATTTTTAAATGAAAATGTTGAAACCGAAGTTTTACAGGGCGATAGCAAAGCTTATGGAGTTGAGTTTTTACTTAAAAAATCTGAAGGAAGATTGAACGGTTGGCTAGGATACACCTATTCCAGGTCTTTGTTGAGGTTAGATGGTGATTTTAGGGAGCAAAGGGTTAATAATGGAGAATTCTTCCCTGCAAATTTTGATAAGCCGCACGATGTTAGCCTGGTGGCTAATTATAAACTAACTAAAAGATTTAGTTTTTCAACGAATTTTGTGTATCAAACCGGAAGACCGGTAACCATACCTGTTGGTAAATTTAATCCGGGAAATGGACAGATACCTGTTTATAGCGACAGGAATCAGTTTAGGATTCCAGATTATTATCGGCTGGATTTTAGCTTTAACGTAGAGGGAAATCATAAGATTGAAAAATTTGCACATAGTTTCTGGAATATTTCAGTATATAATGTGTTGGGTAGAAATAATCCTTATTCGGTATTTTTTGTGACTGAAGATGGAGATATCCAGGCCTATCAAAGCTCTATTTTTTCAATTCCAATCCCAACGATTACTTATAATTTCAGGTTTTAA